From the genome of Leguminivora glycinivorella isolate SPB_JAAS2020 chromosome Z, LegGlyc_1.1, whole genome shotgun sequence, one region includes:
- the LOC125241279 gene encoding uncharacterized protein LOC125241279, whose amino-acid sequence MAVRVLQTNLNHCARAQDLLFQSLAQWMIGIAVVAEPYSVPPRDDFMGDMDGSVALVTRAAAGVPPPTAVKKGKGYVAALCGEIWFVATYFSPNRCLADFEQFLGEVGELIGRLLPRPVIVAGDFNAKSTAWGSPATDAKGATLEEWAVAAGLALLNEGTAHTCVRQQGGSIVDITFASAALARRVQGWEVMVGVETLSDHRYIRFDVTTPRRPLTTQAGWTRSGVAQDGHSPNSTGNCSGRRR is encoded by the coding sequence ATGGCTGTACGGGTACTGCAGACGAACCTCAACCACTGCGCCAGGGCCCAGGATCTCTTGTTCCAATCCCTGGCGCAGTGGATGATCGGCATCGCCGTGGTGGCTGAGCCATACTCTGTCCCCCCCCGGGACGACTTCATGGGCGACATGGACGGATCGGTGGCACTGGTGACGAGAGCGGCAGCTGGTGTTCCTCCGCCTACCGCCGTAAAAAAAGGGAAGGGGTACGTGGCGGCGCTATGCGGAGAAATATGGTTCGTTGCAACCTATTTCTCCCCAAACCGCTGCCTGGCCGACTTTGAACAGTTCCTGGGCGAAGTAGGGGAGTTAATCGGGCGGCTTCTTCCGCGTCCCGTGATCGTCGCCGGAGACTTTAATGCGAAGTCCACAGCCTGGGGTTCTCCGGCGACAGACGCGAAGGGCGCCACCCTCGAGGAGTGGGCTGTTGCGGCGGGGCTGGCCTTGCTGAACGAGGGAACGGCACACACGTGCGTGCGGCAACAGGGTGGTTCCATCGTGGACATCACGTTCGCGAGCGCCGCCCTGGCGCGCCGTGTCCAGGGATGGGAGGTCATGGTGGGGGTGGAGACGCTGTCTGACCACCGGTACATACGGTTCGACGTCACCACCCCTCGGCGACCTCTCACAACCCAAGCCGGATGGACCCGGTCGGGGGTGGCCCAAGATGGGCACTCACCAAACTCGACCGGGAACTGCTCAGGGAGGCGGCGATAG